The genomic region GGTAGCGTTCTAAGATTGCCATTGCATCAAAACGAGTGGTGGTGTCAGGTACGGTTGGGCCAGAGGCAATCACACTAATATCGTCTCCCGGCACATCAGATATTGCCAAAGACACAACTCTTGCTGGGTAGGCGGCTTTGGCAAGTCGACCACCTTTGATTGAAGATAAATGCTTACGAACGCAATTCATCTCATCAATGGCTGCACCCGACTTAAGCAGCGCTTTATTGATTTGTTGCTTCTCTGCCAAACTGATATCGCCACCCGGTAGACTCAATAGCGCAGAGCCTCCACCCGACAACAAGCAGATCACCGTGTCATCGGAGCTAAGATCATTGACGAGTTGCAACATACGTTGACTCACTTCTAAACCCATCGCGTCTGGAACTGGGTGCGCCGCTTCAATCACCTCAATGTGTTCGCAAGGGGCCGTGTGCTCATAGCGAGTCACGACCAAACCTTCAAGGTCACGCAGTGCAAGATCTTGTTGCTTCTTTGTTTGCCATACGGCTTCAAGCTCCGCCGCCATTGACGCTGCAGCTTTTCCCGCTCCGATCACGACAGTGCGCCCAGCTTGATTAGCAGAACGATAAAAAATATCTTGAGGTAGAAAAGGTTCGATGTGATTTTTTGGTAGTGCCTCATTTACAGCACTTGAGAAAAGGGTTTGCAGAAACTGCTTAGCATCAATGTCCATCAGCCACTCCTTAGTTGACGGAGAAAAAAAGAACCCCGATACAAGGCGAAAGGGTGCCTGCTAAGATTAAGTTGGAAAGGAACAACTTCAACCTCTGCCTCGTATCAGGAACGCGTATAAAAGGAGACGAAACTACGCGATTTATAAACAAACTGTTTGAAACTTGTGGGCTCGCACATCGCAGCTCTGTCAAGGCGCAAAGTAGATTCACAATTCGACATTACATGTAATGGCAGCCCAGATTCATTGGCCTTAGCCCCTACTGAAGCGACAAAGCTTTGCAACAAAGCTACTACAGCGACAAAAGCCAATGAATTGAGACGGATTAATCGTTACGGATATTAGCGAATTGAGTGGTCAGAACGCTTCTCTATCGCTTGAATCAGCGCAGAGTGATCCCAACCTTCACCGCCCATTTCGGCACACTCTCCAAACAACTCTTGAGCGTTAGCCGTATTCGGTAGTGCGACACCTAACTCTTGTGCGCCCGTTAGCGCAAGGTTCAGGTCTTTCTGGTGAAGCGAGATTCTAAAACCTGGGTCAAATGTGCCTTCAACCATACGTTCGCCATGAACTTCCAGGATCTTAGAGTTAGCAAAACCACCCAGTAGTGCCTGACGTACACGAGCTGGATCAGCACCCGCTTTTGAGGCAAATACCAAGGCTTCGGATACCGCTTCAATATTCAGTGCAACGATGATCTGGTTAGCAACCTTACACGTTTGGCCAGCACCGTTATCACCCACCAGCGTGATGTTCTTACCCATGATTTCGAATAGCGGACGAGCTTTGTCAAAGGCGTCTTGCTCGCCACCCACCATAATGGTCAGTGCGGCATTAATAGCACCGACTTCACCACCCGATACCGGTGCATCTAGGTAAGAAGCGCCACCTTCGTTGATACGCGCTGCAATGGCTTTAGTCGCGATAGGCGAGATTGAACTCATATCGATAACCAGTTTTCCAGTCGCACCGCCCGCTGCTAGGCCTTGCTCTACTCCGTTGTTACCAAACAGTACATCTTCAACTTGAGGTGTGTTTGGCACCATTAGGATAATGACATCCGCTGCCTCTGCCGCTTCCGCGGGTGAGTGACAGACTGTTGCGCCCGCTGCGACCAGATCAGCAGGAGCTTCATTGAAGTGGTCTGATAGAAAGATATCGTGGCCCGCTTTTTGTAGATTACTCGCCATAGGTTTACCCATGATGCCAGTACCGATAAATGCAATTTTAGACATGTTGTTCTCCTTAACGTTTGAGGATTACCAGACGGAATTAACGGTACTGGTGTAGCCAACCAAGGCCTTCTGTAGTCGTTGTTTTTGGCTTATACTCGCAGCCAACCCAGCCTTGATAGCCAAGCTCATCAAGATAATTGAGCACGAATGGGTAATTGATTTCTCCCGTCCCCGGTTCGTGTCGACCTGGATTATCAGCCAGTTGAACGTGCGCGATTTGGCCAATGTTTTGTTGCATGGTCGGCGTTAAGTCGCCTTCCATAATTTGCATGTGATAAATATCGTATTGGATAGAAAGGTTATCGCTCCCTACCTCTTTAATGATCGCTTTGGCTTGCTCAGTGGTATTTAAGAAGAAGCCCGGAATATCACGCGTGTTGATCGCTTCAATCACTAGGCTGATCCCTTCTGCAGCTAGCGCGTTTGCTGCGTAATGCAGGTTAATCACAAACGCCGATTGCGCGTCTTGTTGGGTCACACCTTGCGGAACTATCCCTGCCAAACAATTCACTTGAGTACAACCGAGCGCTTTAGCGTAAGCAATCGCCTTAGCTACACCCGCTTGAAACTCTTCGACTCGTGCTGGGTCGACCGCGATACCACGGTCACCGGCGTCCCAATCCCCTGCTGGTAGGTTAAATAACACTTGTTCTAAATTATTAGCGACAAGCTTTTCTTTAATTTTGTCTGCCTCAAAGGCATACGGGAAAAGGTACTCCACGCCCTGAAAGCCCGCTTCTGCTGCGGCTTCAAAGCGATCCATAAAATCAACTTCCGTGAATAACATTGACAAGTTTGCTGCAAATTTTGCCATGACTCTGTCCTTACTCTTTATTTGGTGAAGCTCTGGTTATTAGGTAAAGAAACCGTTATATATTGAAACTATGACTGCTTAGTGAGGCTACGGTTGCTTAATGAAGCTCCGATTTCTTGGAGCTTCTCCGTTGAGCCAAGCTTTGGCTCAACGGGTACACGTACAACAAAGCTACTTGTATGCAAGCGCTGTAGGGGCATCGCCGCGGCTTTCGGCAAGCGGTTCGAATTCATTGATGGCATTGATCTCGACACCCATTGCTATGTTGGTTACTCGCTCAAGAATTAGCTCAACAACAACCGGGACTTTATGCTTATTCATCAGCTCTTTTGCTTGCTCAAACGCAGCGGCAATTTGCTCAGGCTCACGAACTCGAATCGCTTTACAACCTAAGCCTTCCACAACCGCGACATGGTCAACTCCGTAGCCTTCAAGCTCAGGCGCATTCTGGTTATCAAACGCCAGTTGTACACAATAATCGATATCAAATTGGCGCTGTGCTTGACGAATCAAACCTAGGTATGAGTTGTTCACCAACACATGAATGTATGGCAGGTTGAATTGAGCACCTACCGCCAGTTCTTCGATCATGAACTGGAAATCATAATCACCAGAGATAGCGACAATATCGCGATCCGGATCAGCCGCACGTACACCCAATGCCGCAGGTGTTGTCCAACCTAGAGGGCCAGCCTGACCACAGTTGATCCAGTTACGTGGCTTATAAACATGCAGGAATTGAGCAGCAGCAATTTGCGACAAACCAATGGTGCTCACATAGCAAGTGTCACGACCAAATGCCTTGTTCATCTCTTCATAAACACGCATTGGTTTCATTGGAGCTTCATCGAAATTGGTTTTACGCAGCATGGTCGACTTGCGTTCCTGACACTCACTTGCCCAAGCATTTCGGTTTGGTAGCTTGCCTGCATCACGCCACTCTTGAGCAACTTCAACCATTAGTTCAAGTGCTGCTTTCGCATCAGAAACAATACCTAAGTCGGGACAGAACACTCGACCGATTTGGGTCGGTTCAATATCAACGTGCACAAACTTGCGTCCTTCGGTGTAAACATCGACAGAGCCGGTATGACGGTTTGCCCAGCGGTTACCTACACCAAATACAAAATCAGAGTTGAGCATGGTTTCGTTACCGTAACGGTGAGAGGTTTGTAGCCCCACCATGCCGGCCATCAATTCATGATCATCAGGGATAGAACCCCAGCCCATCAAAGTTGGGATAACTGGTACACCCGTGATTTCTGCAAACTGCTGCAGCAACTCAGATGCGCCAGCGTTAATTACGCCACCACCAGATACAATCAGCGGCTTCTCAGATTGAGACATCATGGTTAGTGCTTTCTCAACCTGCGCACGTGTTGCTTGTGGCTTATATGGTTCTAGCGGTTCATAGGTATCGATATCAAACTCAATTTCAGCCAGCTGAACATCGATAGGCAGGTCAATCAGGATTGGACCAGGACGACCCGAACGCATTAAATGAAACGCTTTTTGGAATGCGCGTGGCACTTGTGCAGGTTCCAGCACCGTTGTTGCCCACTTTGTTACTGGCTTAGCGATAGATTCAATGTCGACCGCTTGAAAATCTTCTTTATGAAGACGAGCACGTGGCGCTTGGCCTGTGATACATAGAATTGGAATCGAATCTGCAGATGCAGAATACAGACCCGTGATCATATCCGTGCCCGCAGGACCAGAGGTACCAATACACACACCAATATTACCTTGATTGGTACGCGTGTACCCTTCAGCCATATGGGATGCACCCTCTACGTGACGAGCTAAGACGTGGTCGATTCCTCCGAGCTTTTTCATAGCCGCATACATAGGGTTTATTGCTGCGCCGGGAACACCAAATGCGATGTCTACGCCTTCACGTTTAAGCACTTCTACCGCTGCTTCAATCGCTTTCATAATTGCCATTCGAACCTCCAGTTCAGATTGTATACAATTAAACTAACTTTTGTACACTATGAATCATCCTCAGCATTTATCAACCCCAGATTGAAACATTTTTGTTACATCAACCTATCCTCTTGAACAGCAAATAAGCCTGAAAAGCTTACAATTCATTGCTTTACATAAAATATCTTTACGTAAAAATAAATTACAAAAAGATCAAATGATAAATAAATGTTAAATACCCTTTGCTTGTTTACAATTTATGCAATATAAATATCCTTAAAAAGAGCATTTTGTATACAAAATAGCATCGTATTGTTTAAAGGAGACAGCAATGATGAATGACGTAAAAGAGAGAGAAGAAGTACAGTGTATGCAGGTACTCGGGAATATGGACAACTCCGAGTACAAAGAGATCTTGTCTAAAGATGCATTAAAATTCTTAGAAGCTCTCGTGAATAAGTTTGGAGATCGCCGTCATGCCCTGCTAAGTGACCGCGACACAAAACAGGCTCAATACGACGAGGGTGAGTTACCCAATTTCAGAAAAGACACTATCTCCATTCGCCAAAACAAAGAATGGAAAGTAGCACCACCACCACCGGAGCTACTGGATCGCCGCGTAGAGATCACCGGCCCAATCGAAAGAAAGATGGTGATCAACGCATTAAACTCAGGCGCGAAGGTCTTCATGTGTTGCTTTGAGGATGCGTCTTCCCCAACTTGGGCCAATATGGTCGAAGGGCAAATCAACCTTAGAGACGCCAACCTCGGTACCATTAGCTACTTCGATGAAAAGAAGCAAAAGAATTACCAGTTAAATAACGATCCAGCGCTACTAATTGCTCGTCCACGTGGCATTCATTTACCAGAGCAGTCCATCCAATTTAACAATCAGCCTATCGGTGGTTGCTTGATGGACTTCGCTTTGTACTTTTTCCATAACTATCAATCACGCGCACAACAAGGTTTAGGAGTTTATTACTACATTCCAAAACTTGAAAACATGGAAGAAGCACAATGGTGGGACGATATTTTTAGCTTCACCGAAAACTATTTCCACGTACCAAAAGGCACCATTCGCGCGACCGTTTTGATTGAAACGCTTCCTGCTGTATTCCAGATGGAAGAGATTTTGTATGCCATGCGTGATCATATCGTAGCGATGAACTGCGGCCGCTGGGACTACATCTTCAGCTACATCAAAACGCTGAAGAACCATAAAGACCGCATCCTGCCTGACCGTCATGGGATCGGGATGGATCAAGAGTTCCTTAACGCGTATAGCCAACTGTTGGTTCGCACTTGTCACGCACGCGGTGCACTGGCAATGGGTGGTATGTCAGCCTTCATTCCAGCAAAAGATCCTCAAGAGATGGCGCGTGTCACCGCCAAGGTTATCGAAGACAAGCAAAGAGAATCTCAAAATGGTCACGATGGCACGTGGGTAGCGCATCCAGCATTGGTTGATTTAGCAATGTCGATCTTTGATAAACACCTTGATGGCAAAGTAAACCAAATGGATTTCCAAAGCCCTGAGCATGTGATCAACGCAGATACGCTATTGAAACCTTGTGAAGGAAGCCGTGACGAAGCGGGCGTGCGCAAAAACATACGCATCGCGCTTTATTACATTGAGGCTTGGATCCAAGGCTACGGTTGTGTGCCTATCTACGGTTTGATGGAAGATGCCGCAACCGCTGAGATCTCAAGAGCCAACATCTGGCAATGGATCCACCACGGAGTCACACTTGATGACGGCCAAACTTTTACCAAACAACTGTTCCACTCTTGGCTTTACCAAGAGCTAGACACGATAAAACATGAAGTCGGAGACTCGCGTTATGCAGCTGGTCGATTTGAAGAGACAGCCGATCTTTTCTATCAACTTTCTACAGCCGATGAGTTCGCTGCCTTCCTAACTTTACCCAGCTATGGGCTACTACAAGAGTCCAGTTAGGACTCTTGTACCAAGTTGAATCCGTCAATGGTATTCATGAACATGAGTAGCAATTGGCTGACTGATCTTGGTACATATGCCCCTTGAAAAACTAGGAGATAACATGGGAAGTTTGACTCTACAACAAGCGTTAACCATCATAGATGGAACCTTAAAAGCAGGAAACAAGATCCACACCGAGCCTTTGACGGTCGCCGTCTTAGACAGTGGTGGCAAGTTGATTTCTTTGCAACGTCAAGACGGCTCTAGCATGATGCGACCAGACATCGCTATCGCTAAAGCATGGGGAGCACTCGCACTGGGTTGTTCCTCAAGAAAACTCGCCCAAGATGCTGACACCAGACCAGCATTTATCTCCGCCGTAAACGTACTCGCACACGGTAATATGGTGCCAGTACCAGGGGGCTTATTGATTCGAGACAAGGATAAAACGGTACTCGGTGCTATTGGGGTAAGCGGTGACATTTCAGATATAGACGAAAGCTGCGCCATCAATGGTATTGGGTGCGCGGAACTGTTCAGTGATGAAATGCTGCAAGCTTAATTCACCAGTTAGCCGTTCTTAAGTTCTTAAGTTCTTAAGTTCTTAAGTTCTTAAACGACAAAAACCGAAGCCTGTGAGCTTCGGTTTTTATTATTAGTAGGGAATCAATCTGCATCAATGACATTAACGAACAAAAGCCACTAATCGCGCCCATTTCGTGTCTTGCTTCAACTTGTTAGACAGCCAGTAATCAACACTAAACGATCCTGCACCAAGTACCGCTAAAGCCAGGTACCCACCAGCAACAGAGACGTTTTTGTAGAAATGAATCATTTGACCCGACGAACTTGGGTCGAAGTGAAACATAACACCAGAGACTAAAGAGAAAAACGCAATCGACAGCGCAGTAAAGCGAGTCATAAACCCAGCTAAAATCGCAAGTCCACCACCGAGTTCAAGCAAAATAACCAAAGGCAACAAGTGAGCGCTGACTCCTTGAGAAGCCATGTATCCCGCCGTTCCTTCATAGCTAAATAGCTTTCCCCAACCCGCTTGAATAAACAAGTAAGCCAATAAAATACGAGCGAAAAAAGTCAGTGTATCGTTCCATCTGGTGTTCATAGTTCTAAGCCTTGATAAGTTTCATTGCCGATAGGTTATTCGACTTAGCATTAAGATGATAACGAGAAAAATAGAACAACTTGTTTGAAATTTTAATAGACATACTCGCATACAAATTACTGACTAAATCCGAAGATTCAACAACCTCAATGCTGTTACCATTAGCTTAAATTCATTGAAACACTTGCCCCATTTTATTGATTTTATGAAGACTCTGAAGAAGACACTGCCGCTCGACACCTTACAAATATTGGATGTTCTACAACGTGAAGGGACTTACTCGTCAGCCTCTGCGCACCTCAATCGATCCGTTTCTGCATTGAGCTATCAAATTCAAAAGTTGGAAGACGAACTCGGCATCTTGATCTTAGATCGATCAGGACACAGAGCCGTGTTTACCCAGGTAGGACAAATGTTGGTGGAAAATGGCCGACAGCTGCTAGCGGGATCAGATGAACTCATAAACCAAGTACAACGTTTCTCCAGTGGTTGGGAAAGCGAACTGTTTGTTTCTTATGACGGCATTATCGGACAAGACATTGCGTTGTCATTAATCGCTGATATGGCAACGGAGTGCAGCACGCAACTGTACGTCCAAGAGGATATATTGTCGGGCGGTTGGGAGGCATTAATCTCAGGAAAAGCGGATATCCTCATCTCATCGATGCCCAATATCGAGCTACCGAATACCGTAAACAGTAAAACCATCGGCAGTGTAGAAATGATCTGGGTGGCTGCGAAAAGTGCCTCCATCTTAAACGAGCCAAATCCACTCAGTGAATCCACACGACGTGAACACACAATCATCGCGGTTGCCGATACCGCTAAGTCAGCGCCTAAAATCACCAAAAACATCTTACTAAACCAAAAAACCAGTACGGTCAGCTCAATGAGTAGTAAGTTAACGGCAATTCAACGTAACCTTGGTATCGGAACTCTGCCTAAACAGCTTATAACCGCCGAGTTAGAAGCAGGAAGTTTAGTGGAAATTGGCCACGCAAGAACCGTTGATATCGTGCTCGCGTGGCAAATAGGCAATATGGGGAAAGCAAAAACACTCGCTTTGAAAAAATTAGAGAAGTGCTGGAGAGCATCGGCTCAAACTCACTAGCTTGCTCCTAGCTAGGCACTCCGAGAAGTCTATTTATCTCGTCCGATAAATCGACTTTGTTGGACACTCTCTCCTTGAGGTGTGGTTGCTTCAAATCGGTACACCCTCGGGATATTTCCCTTGTAGAAAAATGCTTGTCCTCTGTCTGATGTTTCTGTCACTTGTTGCCCGCGAATATTGGTGGTGACCTGAGCATTAGGAACGCGTTCTCCATCTTGATAAACCGTGACGACGACGCCATTGGTTTGTTCGTTGATCGACATTTTCAATTCTGCATGAGATGCAAATGACGTCACTAGTAGTGCTGCGCTAAGGGCTATTTTAAGTTTCATTTCAGTAATCTCTGTATTGTGGGAATACGAAAAATATACTGATGGGTGGCATCTATTGATAACGGGAAGTATTAAATAGGATGTCCTAAAATATGGAATTACATTGATGGAACTTATTCGGTTTCTGGCTCAGTGCCGTTCCCAAATTAACCGATACTAAATAGCACGGCACCAAATTGAAGACACAAAAAACCGAAGCACAATCACTTCGGTTTTCAAACCAAATTAAGCTCGTTCAATTCACTAAGTTCAGCAAGCAGATTACTCGTAAGCACTCAACCATGTTTTTAGTAGTTGGTTGGTGTTCTTCTTCTGGCTCGCAGACAGAGATTTAACCAGCTTTTTCTGCATTTCGACATGCTCAGTCATCATCTGGTCAATCAGAATCAGACCATCTTTGGTTAGCTGAACGCTCACGCTACGTCTGTCTTCTTTACTGTGCTCACGACTGATCAGCCCTTTGGCTTCTAGCTTATCAAGGCGATTGGTCATCGCACCTGATGTCAGCATCATCGAACCTATCAACTCTGAGGGCGTAAGACGATAAGGCTTTCCAGAACGTCGCAAGGTGGCTAGCACATCAAATTCGCCTAGTTTCATGTCGTATTTTTTATGAAGCTCGGCAACTTGTGTCTCCATATACTTGGCAATACGCATAATCCGGCCCATCATTGCCATAGGCTCAGTTTCTAATTCGGGCTTTTCCTTTGCCCATTGCTCTACTACGCGGTCGATAGCATCCATTTGCAATCTAGCTCCGTTATTAGTCTGATTACTTTAAACTAGTTTAACATAAAGATACTTTACAACCACTAGTTCTCAGTATACAGTTCACACAATAGTTATCTTAACGTAAAGATATTTCAGATGAACATATTATTAGCAATGATCCCCGCATTCTTTTGGGGAACAACCTATGCAGTGACGCAATTTACGCTACAGGAGTGGCCACCACTATTACTAGGTGCTTTGCGTGCATTACCTGCTGGTTTGTTATTGCTAGCGGTAAAACCAACACTGCCGAAAAAAGGCGAGTGGCAAATCATTTTCACTTTAGGCCTGATCAACATCGCGACTTTCTTTGGTTTGATCTTCGTGATGGCACTGACACTGCCTTCAGCGATTTCGGGCGTGGGTATGATCTCTGTACCTGTGTTCGCAATGATCTTCCATTGGGTAGTGAAGAAACAGCGCCCACATTTGATTCAAGCCCTGTCTGGTATCGGCTTGATCACCTTAGCGTGGATCTTGTTCAACCCAAGCCAAATCGCTTTGAACCCAATCGGGTTGGGCGCAATGTTCGCCGCTATCATGTGTATCGTTATCGGCAGTAGCATTACCAAATCATTGGGTAATCGCATGCACTGGTGGAAGGTATTAACATGGCAGCTAATTCTGGGTGGTACGATTTTGTCTGTCGCTTCTGGCGTTCATGCCTTTATCGACCCGCAGCCTTATGTTAATGCCGTGACTCATTTCGATACTCGTAATGCGATCGGGCTAATGTGGGTGATTGGGCTAAACACTGCTCTAGGTTACGGCATGTATGTGTGGTTATTACAACGTATGTCTGTGGTTGATTTCACTTTCGGTGGCATCGCGAACCCAGTGGCAGGTATCGTTACAGGTATGGTGTTGATGGGCGAATCGTTTACTCCTGTGCAGTATTCACTAATGACAGGTATGATCGTGATGTCACTGCTACCACAACTGATTCTTGCAATCCGACAGTCCAAGACAGTCAATCCGGTTACGCAGTAAAAATCTAGATTACGACTCATATGCCCGCCAAGTGCGGGCTTTGTTTTATTGGCGTCACACCTATGCGAAATATCTATTTGTTCTAGACCGAACACCATCTTATTATTAAATAACGATAAAACTTGGGTTCTCAATATGGCAAAAGACCTATTTTCTAGTTTGGATTTAAATCTACTACGAACTTTTATTATCCTGCATCAAGAACGAAATATGCGGAAAGCTTCCGAGCGCCTATTCGTATCTCAACCAGCGATAAGTAAAGCCCTCCAACGATTGCGTGACCATTTCGACGACGAACTATTTGTCAAAACGCACCACGGGTTGCGCGCAACAGAACATGCCAACATGCTAGCCGAAAGTATTTCACCTATCTTGAATGAGCTCTCGTCAGCACTCAATAACAGTAATGAGTTCGATCCAAAACAGCTTCAAGGCCCAATCAAGCTTGCGCTATCGCCATTTCTTCTCAGCTCAATTTCCAGCAAATTGTTCCAAGCGATCCGGACCCAAGCGCCAAATGTTGAGGTTCATTTATTAAACTGGTCTAAAACGACCATGACAGAAATTATCAATGATGAAGTCCACATAGGGTTTAATTACGAAATATCCCACGCCCCGAAAGAGCTACTTCAACAACCTATTACGCAAGACAGCTTTAAAGGTTATGTCAGACACGACCACCCTTACAGCGGTGATTTTATTGAAGTGAAAGATGGCGTAAACTTCGAACTAGCCACTATAATTGCTATCGATTGGAACTCCCACCGCACACTTGCTGAAAAGATACTAAAAATTAAAGGGCTAGAAGCAAACATAGGCTTTCGTTCAGAGTTACCATCAGCTGTTATTGATGTTGTAAAGAACTCCGATATGATGTTTCCCGCTTCTAAGTTTCTTGAAATTGAACAAAAAACCACACTCAGAGCAATTCAAATTCGCTTTGATAGCGCGGATATTCAGCCAACAGTGTGTGCCTATTTTCACCATAAAAACCGTAATAGCCCTACAACCCTATGGCTTAAAAAAGTTCTCGACTCTATCCTCAATAATAACCTGTAGTTATCGGACTGTTTATCCAGTGTCATTAATAACCAAAAGTAAAGGCCTCTATTCCATCAAGGGATTAGAGGCTTTTTTGTTCAATCCATATACTTCTCTCATCGGCTAGGAACGCCACACAACACTGCAAGAAGCAACTTAAGTTCCTAAACAATTATTTGAGAGTAAACCATGAAACTAAAACTATTAAGCACACTTATCGCAGCCTCTTTCCTAGCTGGTTGTTCTTCTTCTGGTTCAAGTGACAATCCACCAGCAGCCCAAGACGGCATTGCGGATGTTCAACATATTCAAGGAGAGCACTTCAACATCGCATTGGTTGAAGGTGATGAGGGCAATCATCAAGCTAGATTGATTCAAGGGGTCAATGGCAACACGCTTATTGTTATTGACGATATGATCTTCGTCACCGATGGCGACGAAGTTAAAAATGCAAATGGTGACACTGTTGGTCACATTCAGAAAGAAGGTGACACGATCGTCTTTCACGGTAACCACGGCGGCGAAGTCGTACTCACTGTTGAAAATGGCCGTCTGATTGCATCCGAAATCAAAACGCCAATCGATCCAGGCTTCGGAATTCCTATGCTTCCAGAGCACCCGATTGAAATTGACCCAGATTACGGTGTGACCCCAAAGGATGTTTGGTTTGTAAGTGAAGATGGAACCATCAAGTTCAATGGCGAAGAAGTAGCTGAAGCTCGTCCTGTCGATGTGAATGCTGACGGTAGCGGTTTATA from Vibrio gigantis harbors:
- a CDS encoding LysR family transcriptional regulator, which codes for MAKDLFSSLDLNLLRTFIILHQERNMRKASERLFVSQPAISKALQRLRDHFDDELFVKTHHGLRATEHANMLAESISPILNELSSALNNSNEFDPKQLQGPIKLALSPFLLSSISSKLFQAIRTQAPNVEVHLLNWSKTTMTEIINDEVHIGFNYEISHAPKELLQQPITQDSFKGYVRHDHPYSGDFIEVKDGVNFELATIIAIDWNSHRTLAEKILKIKGLEANIGFRSELPSAVIDVVKNSDMMFPASKFLEIEQKTTLRAIQIRFDSADIQPTVCAYFHHKNRNSPTTLWLKKVLDSILNNNL
- a CDS encoding DMT family transporter, giving the protein MNILLAMIPAFFWGTTYAVTQFTLQEWPPLLLGALRALPAGLLLLAVKPTLPKKGEWQIIFTLGLINIATFFGLIFVMALTLPSAISGVGMISVPVFAMIFHWVVKKQRPHLIQALSGIGLITLAWILFNPSQIALNPIGLGAMFAAIMCIVIGSSITKSLGNRMHWWKVLTWQLILGGTILSVASGVHAFIDPQPYVNAVTHFDTRNAIGLMWVIGLNTALGYGMYVWLLQRMSVVDFTFGGIANPVAGIVTGMVLMGESFTPVQYSLMTGMIVMSLLPQLILAIRQSKTVNPVTQ
- a CDS encoding MarR family winged helix-turn-helix transcriptional regulator: MDAIDRVVEQWAKEKPELETEPMAMMGRIMRIAKYMETQVAELHKKYDMKLGEFDVLATLRRSGKPYRLTPSELIGSMMLTSGAMTNRLDKLEAKGLISREHSKEDRRSVSVQLTKDGLILIDQMMTEHVEMQKKLVKSLSASQKKNTNQLLKTWLSAYE